One window of the Rosa rugosa chromosome 3, drRosRugo1.1, whole genome shotgun sequence genome contains the following:
- the LOC133736001 gene encoding uncharacterized protein LOC133736001 has product MNKILVVGYDGATGCLLCSANLENTTHIFCKCPTAQEIFIAPPLNLQSVALPNMIFKEWMLENALLLKPEIFEKLLMLIWSLWKNRNTTLWENNPKPASILLCSSLAWLEDFQKARATSAAPKQVVKHHCQPAHGSRVKINVDGAFLPLQMYEGAGCIARDPAGQFMAAFAYHLPHVNSATQTELLAIRTGLQMAVQLQLSSVSIEFDCLTAVHAIMHQQYTDSEFAAIIADIHDL; this is encoded by the coding sequence atgaacaaaattctagtagtgggtTATGATGGTGCTACAGGCTGTTTACTATGCTCTGCTAATCTTGAGAACACAACTCACATTTTCTGTAAGTGTCCGACTGCACAGGAAATTTTCATTGCTCCTCCATTAAACCTACAGTCTGTGGCTTTGCCAAACATGATCTTTAAGGAATGGATGCTAGAGAACGCACTTTTACTCAAGCCAGAGATTTTTGAAAAGCTGTTAATGTTAATCTGGTCTCTATGGAAAAACCGGAACACTACACTGTGGGAAAATAATCCAAAGCCGGCATCTATTCTTTTATGTAGCTCCTTAGCCTGGTTGGAAGATTTTCAGAAAGCTAGAGCTACTTCTGCAGCACCGAAGCAAGTGGTAAAGCATCACTGCCAGCCCGCTCATGGAAGCAGAGTGAAGATAAATGTAGATGGTGCATTCTTACCATTGCAGATGTATGAGGGAGCTGGATGTATTGCTCGAGATCCAGCTGGGCAATTCATGGCTGCGTTTGCGTACCATTTACCTCATGTGAACTCAGCTACGCAGACAGAGTTGCTTGCAATCCGAACTGGACTTCAGATGGCAGTCCAATTACAGTTGTCCTCTGTCAGTATAGAATTTGATTGCCTTACTGCTGTCCATGCAATCATGCACCAACAATATACTGATTCTGAGTTTGCAGCCATCATTGCTGACATTCATGACCTTTAG
- the LOC133736005 gene encoding chaperone protein dnaJ 11, chloroplastic-like, whose product MATAASPTSSLYEVLGLPMSASGHEIKAAYRRLARRCHPDVVAMNQKQTSATEFMKIHAAYATLSDPEKRANYDRGLYRCARPFGSSSSFSSATAAAANTYRNWETDQCW is encoded by the coding sequence ATGGCAACTGCAGCTAGTCCAACTTCATCGCTGTACGAAGTTCTTGGCCTTCCAATGAGTGCAAGTGGTCATGAGATCAAAGCAGCTTATAGGAGACTAGCAAGGAGGTGTCACCCAGATGTTGTGGCCATGAACCAAAAACAAACCTCTGCCACTGAATTCATGAAGATTCATGCAGCTTATGCAACCCTATCGGACCCTGAAAAACGAGCAAACTACGATAGGGGTCTTTACCGGTGTGCTCGGCCTTTCGGGTCTTCGTCTTCATTTTCCTCCGCAACAGCTGCGGCAGCAAATACTTACCGGAACTGGGAGACTGACCAGTGCTGGTAG